One region of Pygocentrus nattereri isolate fPygNat1 chromosome 14, fPygNat1.pri, whole genome shotgun sequence genomic DNA includes:
- the notum1a gene encoding palmitoleoyl-protein carboxylesterase notum1a yields MYSKRQQERLTVICLVHSALVLGLLQSGAVGARRLRGGRSERRASLLPSAPHRQRGDTTTTESFALDFTAVEDNMDSFMTQVKNLAQSLYPCSAQKLDNDMKLHFLENMSVTCNDGTPAGYYLKESRGSRRWLIFLEGGWYCFNKENCDSRYETMRRLMSSSKWPQTKTGTGILSPLPEDNPHWWNANMVFIPYCSSDVWSGATPKTDQNDYAFMGSLIIKEVVKNLLSKGLDNGKILLLAGSSAGGTGVLLNVDAVSELLEELGHPNIQVRGLSDSGWFLDNKQYLCTDCVDTISCAPTEAIKRGIKYWGGVVPERCRLAHEGSEWNCFFGYRVYPTIRRPVFVVQWLFDEAQLTVDNIHLMGQPVQEGQWRYIQNLGIELRNTLKDVPAMFAPACLSHEVITRNYWIDIQVKGTSLPRALHCWERSLHDNSKNSKAPPKGCPMHLIDNCPWPHCNPTCPTIRDQVTGQEMNVIQFLMHMGFDVQKMAQQQGMDPSKLLGMLSSGS; encoded by the exons ATGTACAGCAAGCGGCAGCAGGAGAGGCTAACAGTAATCTGTCTTGTCCACTCGGCGCTGGTGCTGGGGCTTCTTCAGTCCGGAGCTGTGGGTGCCCGTAGGCTCCGGGGAGGCCGCAGCGAGCGCAGAGCTTCCCTGCTGCCCTCAGCCCCTCATCGCCAGCGCGGCGACACCACCACAACCGAGAGTTTCGCGCTGGACTTCACGGCCGTCGAAGACAACATGGACAGTTTCATGACTCAGGTGAAAAACCTGGCGCAGTCCCTGTATCCGTGCTCCGCGCAGAAGCTCGACAACGACAtgaagttgcattttctggAAAATATGTCAGTTACCTGCAACGACGGCACACCTGCTGG GTACTATCTGAAAGAGTCACGGGGAAGCAGAAGATGGTTGATCTTTCTAGAAg GTGGGTGGTACTGCTTCAACAAGGAGAACTGTGACAGCAGATATGAGACAATGAGAAGGCTCATGAGCTCCTCAAAATGGCCACAGACCAAGACAG GCACAGGTATTTTGTCTCCACTACCGGAGGATAATCCTCACTGGTGGAATGCCAACATGGT GTTTATTCCATATTGCTCCAGTGATGTGTGGAGTGGAGCCACCCCCAAAACAGATCAAA ATGACTATGCCTTCATGGGTTCGCTCATTATAAAGGAAGTGGTGAAAAATCTGCTAAGTAAAGGTCTGGACAACGGCAAGATTCTACTCCTAGCTGGAAGCAG tgCGGGCGGTACTGGAGTGCTGCTGAATGTGGATGCTGTGTCAGAGCTGCTGGAAGAGCTGGGTcaccccaacatacaggtgaGGGGTTTATCTGACTCTGGCTGGTTTCTGGACAACAAGCAGTACCTCTGCACAGACTGTGTGGACACAATCAGCTGTGCCCCTACAGAGGCCATCAAGAGGGGAATCAA GTATTGGGGAGGTGTTGTGCCTGAGCGTTGTAGACTGGCACATGAAGGGAGTGAATGGAACTGTTTCTTTGGTTATCGAGTTTACCCAACAATTAGAC GACCTGTGTTTGTGGTGCAGTGGCTTTTTGATGAGGCACAGCTGACTGTGGACAACATCCATCTTATGGGTCAGCCTGTCCAGGAGGGACAGTGGCGTTATATACAGAACCTGGGCATAGAGCTCAGAAACACTCTCAAAGATGTCCC agccaTGTTTGCTCCAGCATGCCTCTCACATGAGGTCATCACAAGAAA CTACTGGATTGACATACAGGTGAAAGGGACATCTCTTCCAAGAGCTCTCCACTGCTGGGAACGCAGTCTCCAtgacaacagcaaaaacagcaaaGCCCCACCCAAAGGATGTCCCATGCACTTGATTGACAACTGCCCGTGGCCCCACTGCAACCCAACCTGCCCTACCATCCGAGATCAGGTCACCGGGCAGGAGATGAATGTCATCCAGTTTCTCATGCATATGGGCTTTGATGTGCAGAAGATGGCTCAGCAGCAGGGCATGGACCCCAGCAAGCTTCTGGGCATGCTCAGCAGTGGCAGCTAA